In the Candidatus Poribacteria bacterium genome, one interval contains:
- a CDS encoding HD domain-containing protein: protein MEKYIDPSLAQNMKSGTAAQKVVTLFSYMEKRGQSFYDEVVTQLEHALQCATLAQQNGASATLITGALLHDVGHIILDEHNADRAFLDTDLTHEEVGAQYLEPFFPDAVTTPIRLHVPAKRYLCTVDASYHDGLSEASKRSFRLQGGIMSNEERNAFEQIPHFQDALTLRRWDDLAKVKGLETVGLEAYRDIVQQCLIH from the coding sequence ATTGAAAAGTATATTGATCCGAGTCTCGCCCAGAACATGAAAAGCGGGACAGCGGCGCAAAAGGTCGTTACGTTGTTCAGTTACATGGAAAAACGGGGGCAGTCGTTCTACGATGAAGTCGTGACGCAGTTGGAGCATGCGCTCCAATGTGCCACCCTCGCGCAACAAAACGGCGCAAGTGCCACACTGATTACGGGCGCATTACTCCACGATGTCGGACATATCATTTTAGATGAACACAATGCGGATAGAGCGTTCCTTGATACAGACCTGACGCACGAAGAGGTCGGTGCGCAGTATTTGGAACCCTTCTTCCCGGACGCGGTTACAACACCGATTCGGTTGCACGTTCCGGCGAAAAGGTATCTATGTACAGTCGACGCTTCTTACCACGACGGGTTATCGGAGGCATCAAAAAGGAGTTTCAGGCTTCAGGGCGGTATCATGTCGAACGAGGAGCGAAACGCCTTTGAACAGATCCCGCATTTTCAGGACGCGCTCACTTTACGGCGCTGGGACGATCTCGCCAAGGTGAAAGGGCTGGAGACTGTTGGGTTAGAAGCCTACCGAGATATTGTGCAGCAGTGCTTAATCCACTAA
- a CDS encoding alpha/beta hydrolase — protein sequence MSYEAIESKFIATPEKGEVSSLLMRPDNAKWLLVLGHGASTNMRHTTLQTIAERLADVGIATFRYQFPYMERGGGGREAQAVALATVRSAVAAAHEAAGDVSILVGGHSYSGRMSSLTAAEAPIEHVRGLVFFAFPLHPAGKKGTERAEHLDDVTVPMLFLSGTRDKLAVLDLLVPVCEELGDEATLHLLDTADHGFKVLKRSRKTEEDVFVEMARVLSEWIETLN from the coding sequence ATGAGCTACGAAGCAATCGAATCGAAGTTCATCGCAACGCCAGAAAAAGGCGAGGTTTCCTCGTTGCTGATGCGTCCAGACAACGCCAAATGGTTGCTCGTTCTGGGGCATGGGGCAAGCACGAATATGCGCCATACAACACTCCAGACGATCGCTGAACGGCTAGCAGATGTAGGAATCGCCACATTCCGCTATCAGTTCCCCTACATGGAACGTGGTGGCGGGGGTAGAGAGGCACAGGCGGTGGCTCTGGCAACCGTGCGCTCCGCGGTCGCAGCTGCACACGAGGCTGCGGGGGATGTATCGATTCTTGTTGGAGGACATTCCTATAGCGGGCGTATGTCGTCGCTCACGGCGGCAGAAGCACCGATCGAACATGTCCGCGGTCTCGTGTTCTTTGCGTTTCCACTACATCCTGCTGGAAAGAAGGGAACGGAACGCGCGGAACATCTCGACGATGTTACCGTGCCGATGCTGTTCCTGTCCGGCACCCGCGATAAGTTAGCGGTCCTCGACCTATTGGTTCCAGTCTGCGAGGAACTCGGTGATGAGGCGACCTTACATCTATTAGATACAGCGGATCACGGGTTCAAAGTCCTTAAACGCTCGCGTAAAACGGAAGAAGACGTGTTCGTGGAGATGGCGCGGGTGCTCAGTGAATGGATCGAGACACTGAATTGA
- a CDS encoding TRAP transporter large permease, with protein MGLLIGIGLAGFALFGGALFVLLGGASIIGYATAGEPISTILIDFNRLTRNSTILIIPLFTFAGYIIAEGKAPQRLVAFARASVGWLPGGIAVVVLFTCAFFTTFTGASGITIIALGGLLYPILRQSYNDRFSLGLVTASGSIGLLFPPSVPLILYAIIAQVRIDRMLLAGIIPGILILSILSLYCCGWSITKRTEKTPFDWGVFWQTFWEAKWELLLPFIVLAGIVSGKVTLDEAAALTALYACIVEMGIHRSISFRVLPRIVKESTVLVGAILIILGIALGLTNYLITLDVPTTVLDWIQSTTESRIITLIGLNIFLLIVGCLMDIFSAVIIVVPLLLPIAEQFGIDKAHLGIIVLTNLEIGYLTPPVGMNLFISSMKFDRSVLLLYRSVLLFIGLLLIALVLVTYVPELSLWLPRALGKTPQPLF; from the coding sequence GGATACGCGACAGCGGGTGAACCGATCTCAACAATTCTGATCGACTTCAACCGTCTCACTCGGAATTCGACGATTCTCATTATCCCGCTCTTCACCTTTGCCGGATATATAATCGCTGAAGGGAAGGCACCACAACGGCTGGTTGCGTTTGCGCGCGCGAGCGTCGGTTGGCTCCCGGGCGGTATCGCTGTCGTTGTGCTCTTTACCTGTGCGTTCTTTACCACTTTCACAGGCGCATCCGGCATAACGATCATTGCTCTCGGTGGACTGCTCTATCCGATTCTGCGGCAAAGCTATAATGACAGGTTTTCACTCGGTTTAGTAACGGCTTCTGGAAGTATCGGGTTGTTGTTTCCCCCCAGTGTCCCGCTTATCCTTTACGCGATTATTGCCCAAGTCCGTATTGACAGGATGCTCCTTGCGGGTATTATCCCTGGCATACTTATTCTTAGCATTCTGAGTCTTTACTGTTGCGGGTGGAGTATTACCAAACGGACAGAGAAGACCCCGTTTGATTGGGGCGTTTTCTGGCAAACGTTCTGGGAAGCGAAATGGGAACTGCTGCTGCCGTTTATTGTGTTAGCGGGCATTGTATCCGGGAAAGTTACGCTGGACGAGGCAGCGGCATTAACTGCTCTCTATGCCTGTATCGTAGAAATGGGCATCCACCGCTCCATTTCTTTCAGAGTGTTACCGCGCATCGTCAAAGAAAGCACGGTGCTTGTCGGGGCAATCCTCATCATCCTCGGTATCGCTTTAGGATTGACAAACTACCTCATCACGCTTGATGTACCTACAACTGTCCTTGATTGGATTCAATCAACAACAGAAAGCCGAATTATTACGCTGATCGGACTCAATATTTTCCTGCTCATTGTTGGGTGTCTGATGGACATTTTCTCAGCGGTGATTATCGTTGTGCCGTTGCTGCTTCCGATTGCGGAGCAATTTGGTATTGACAAAGCACATCTCGGCATTATTGTCTTGACGAACCTTGAAATCGGGTATCTGACACCACCCGTCGGAATGAACCTGTTCATCTCAAGCATGAAGTTTGATCGGTCTGTCCTACTGCTGTATCGCTCTGTGCTATTGTTCATTGGATTGTTGCTGATAGCACTCGTGTTGGTGACGTATGTCCCAGAGTTGAGCCTCTGGTTACCGCGGGCTCTCGGGAAAACGCCACAGCCCCTTTTCTGA
- a CDS encoding mandelate racemase/muconate lactonizing enzyme family protein, with protein MSPHSFKIVAVESELYEWDKPPIWNGMHVYDKGRLHLVKVTAQNGSDAFVGYGFNGGTAATRPLHLFPMFVDLFRPVLIGHDVTDTAYVSRFAENYKIYGPGGYHTQVLAAINQACWDIRGKIEEKSVHALLGGTQKRIRTYIAGGYYGRGKGFDELREEMARNINEFNATAVKMKVGDPNAGLETDIKRIEAVRKTIGPDTTLMVDANCAWSVEKACECLPALQANDIFWFEEPIHSHDYRGHKALREMAQDYGIQIATGENGYGLHYFQTLIDYEGADVFNLDVAILPGYEPALQVVEEALTAEKSIAPHGAQELQIHIAASRDNGLMLEYYPPAVDPLRGEMFLPTMVLETDGHVPVPTRPGIGFLPNWDLLKYHRVY; from the coding sequence ATGTCTCCACATTCTTTCAAAATCGTTGCTGTTGAAAGCGAACTTTACGAGTGGGACAAGCCCCCGATCTGGAACGGCATGCACGTCTACGATAAGGGTAGGCTCCATCTGGTTAAGGTTACCGCCCAAAATGGAAGTGACGCATTCGTTGGATACGGTTTCAATGGCGGAACCGCTGCGACGCGTCCCCTCCATCTGTTTCCAATGTTTGTGGATCTGTTCCGTCCTGTTTTGATCGGACACGATGTAACGGATACCGCTTATGTCTCGCGATTCGCCGAGAACTATAAAATCTACGGACCTGGTGGCTATCATACGCAAGTTTTGGCAGCGATAAACCAAGCGTGTTGGGATATCCGCGGGAAGATAGAAGAAAAGTCCGTTCACGCCCTGCTTGGTGGAACGCAAAAACGTATCCGCACATACATTGCTGGTGGCTATTACGGTCGAGGTAAAGGGTTTGATGAACTTCGCGAGGAAATGGCGCGCAACATAAACGAATTCAATGCCACGGCAGTCAAGATGAAGGTTGGGGATCCAAATGCCGGACTTGAGACAGACATCAAGCGGATTGAGGCAGTTCGCAAAACTATTGGTCCCGATACAACGCTAATGGTGGACGCGAATTGTGCATGGTCGGTTGAAAAGGCGTGCGAATGCCTTCCCGCGCTTCAGGCGAACGACATTTTCTGGTTTGAAGAACCGATCCACAGCCACGATTACAGAGGGCATAAGGCACTGCGCGAAATGGCACAGGATTATGGGATCCAAATTGCCACCGGAGAAAACGGATACGGGTTACACTATTTCCAAACGCTCATTGATTATGAAGGCGCAGACGTTTTCAATCTGGATGTCGCCATTCTCCCTGGCTATGAGCCCGCATTGCAGGTAGTGGAAGAGGCATTAACAGCCGAAAAGTCAATTGCCCCGCACGGGGCACAAGAATTGCAGATCCATATCGCCGCAAGCCGAGATAACGGCTTGATGTTAGAGTATTACCCACCTGCCGTTGACCCCTTACGAGGCGAAATGTTCCTACCAACGATGGTTTTAGAAACCGACGGACACGTCCCCGTTCCGACTCGACCCGGTATCGGTTTCCTTCCGAATTGGGATCTTTTGAAGTATCATCGCGTGTACTGA
- a CDS encoding LamG domain-containing protein, which translates to MKHVYLVLLISVFVVSSAFAGIPDDKDLLMWIGEGSGNKAVDGTGNGNDGTFHGNAKWVGDGKYQAGISLKGAETYLEVPLVIAEAGSLLFWFKPDWNGKDGDDYRIFDASLGPIYFFISKGANHADINPEDFGFYFEAADDADWQDVEFDPAGVITKDKWFHVAATWDFDGGNPFLYIDGKEAATSGKKITGGFPALHEKPRFGWETIPYIPFKNGAEGVIDEISFWQRALEENEIQEMMDTSLDVEAAGKLAVTWGELKARQ; encoded by the coding sequence ATGAAACACGTTTACTTGGTTCTGCTTATTAGTGTATTCGTTGTAAGTTCTGCGTTTGCTGGAATCCCTGACGATAAGGATCTACTCATGTGGATCGGCGAGGGCAGTGGAAATAAAGCAGTTGACGGCACCGGAAACGGAAACGATGGCACCTTTCACGGTAATGCCAAATGGGTTGGCGACGGCAAATACCAAGCCGGGATTTCTCTCAAAGGTGCAGAAACTTACTTGGAGGTTCCTCTAGTTATCGCTGAAGCAGGAAGTTTGCTATTCTGGTTCAAACCTGATTGGAACGGCAAGGACGGCGACGATTACCGGATTTTTGATGCCAGTTTGGGTCCCATCTATTTTTTCATCTCCAAGGGGGCGAATCACGCTGACATCAACCCCGAAGACTTTGGATTCTACTTTGAAGCTGCTGATGATGCCGATTGGCAGGATGTTGAATTTGATCCGGCAGGGGTTATAACAAAGGATAAATGGTTTCATGTCGCAGCGACGTGGGATTTCGATGGTGGCAACCCATTCCTGTACATCGATGGGAAAGAAGCCGCAACCAGCGGTAAAAAGATCACTGGCGGTTTCCCCGCGCTTCACGAGAAACCCAGATTCGGATGGGAAACTATTCCTTACATTCCCTTCAAAAATGGTGCAGAGGGGGTCATTGACGAAATCTCTTTTTGGCAACGTGCACTTGAGGAAAATGAGATTCAGGAAATGATGGATACCAGTCTGGATGTTGAAGCGGCAGGAAAACTGGCTGTTACATGGGGTGAACTGAAAGCAAGGCAATAA
- a CDS encoding IS200/IS605 family element transposase accessory protein TnpB has translation MRLTFKYPVYPTKTQEEILLLWFDHLCELQNSARGNRKHAHQTEGRFVTQFEQQALLTVARAKYDDFREVPQDFQVSILKRVDKAFDAFRRRCREGAEKKGYPRYKTRVRSLTWCLRKHKLKTGERVRQNPIIETGFRHNRLKVPKLGEVKIRMHRPLQGDPKEVTIVKKASGWYAHISCEIPDTPKVEPTDAVAVDVGTTHYLTTSEGEKEDNPRWYRQAEGLLRKHSKALSRKKKGSHRRKKQQHTLALHHERTTNKRKDFIGKLVYKLYHHQENNVLVAEDLSVSNIVKNKHLSKSISDASWATFFEWCASIAERDGLHFHQVDPKNTSQTCSTCGEKSPKKLSLAIRTFDCSFCGTSLDRDHNAAINVLLRAACAHRGERWVTDLCETRNLSVDR, from the coding sequence ATGAGATTAACCTTCAAATATCCTGTGTATCCGACGAAAACACAGGAAGAAATATTGTTATTGTGGTTTGACCACTTGTGTGAACTTCAGAACTCTGCCCGCGGTAACCGCAAACATGCCCATCAGACCGAGGGGCGTTTCGTCACGCAGTTTGAGCAACAGGCACTTTTGACAGTAGCCCGTGCGAAGTATGACGATTTTCGCGAAGTACCACAGGATTTCCAAGTCTCTATCCTCAAGCGCGTTGACAAAGCGTTTGATGCATTCCGTAGGCGGTGTCGCGAAGGAGCAGAGAAAAAAGGGTATCCTCGCTACAAAACGCGTGTCCGTTCTCTAACATGGTGCTTACGAAAGCACAAACTCAAAACAGGTGAACGTGTCCGCCAGAATCCGATAATAGAAACCGGGTTTCGCCATAATCGCTTAAAAGTGCCGAAGTTAGGTGAAGTCAAGATACGCATGCACCGTCCCTTACAAGGTGACCCGAAAGAGGTCACGATCGTCAAGAAAGCGTCGGGTTGGTATGCTCACATCTCTTGTGAGATACCGGATACGCCAAAAGTTGAACCGACTGACGCTGTCGCAGTTGACGTAGGCACGACACACTATCTGACGACTTCTGAAGGTGAAAAAGAGGACAACCCGCGCTGGTATCGTCAGGCAGAAGGACTGCTCCGAAAACACTCTAAAGCCCTTTCCCGAAAGAAAAAAGGGAGCCACCGAAGGAAAAAACAGCAACACACACTCGCCTTACACCATGAGCGAACGACAAACAAACGCAAAGACTTTATCGGAAAACTCGTCTATAAACTCTACCACCACCAAGAAAACAATGTTTTAGTGGCAGAGGATTTAAGCGTATCGAACATAGTAAAGAATAAACACCTCAGCAAGAGCATTTCCGATGCGTCTTGGGCAACCTTCTTTGAATGGTGTGCAAGCATAGCCGAAAGAGACGGCTTGCACTTCCACCAAGTAGACCCCAAGAACACTTCGCAAACCTGCTCGACTTGCGGTGAAAAATCGCCAAAGAAACTTTCACTGGCGATACGGACCTTTGATTGTAGTTTTTGTGGCACGTCTTTAGACCGAGACCACAACGCTGCGATAAACGTACTCTTACGGGCGGCTTGCGCCCATCGTGGAGAGCGTTGGGTTACCGACCTCTGTGAAACGAGAAACTTATCGGTAGACCGATAG
- a CDS encoding phytanoyl-CoA dioxygenase family protein gives MMSYLNPALHGDWKTNGYLRIPGFFSTEEVNDLQTWVSEISCWEPTLEKWMHHYESTPAGPRLSRSENFVPYHIGMKATVTRGKVLDVVSELMAEPAVLYKEKINYKYPGGGGYAAHQDAPAYEFINYHITCLISVDPATLESGCLYFAPGRHTEGFIALDEKGCVAPETASKMEWVAVPTDPGDILLFGSYIPHKSPTNRSDRPRRIIYLTYNASSQGDWREQYYADKRQAFLQYATDGSDRDKQISKIAHFQGRSVNHDF, from the coding sequence ATTATGTCTTATCTCAACCCGGCACTGCACGGAGACTGGAAAACGAACGGTTATCTGCGAATTCCCGGCTTCTTCTCCACCGAAGAGGTGAACGATCTACAGACATGGGTCTCTGAGATCTCGTGCTGGGAACCGACGCTCGAAAAGTGGATGCATCACTACGAATCCACGCCCGCCGGACCGCGGCTCTCGCGTTCGGAAAATTTCGTGCCGTATCACATCGGTATGAAAGCGACTGTGACGCGCGGCAAGGTGTTAGATGTGGTTTCTGAGTTGATGGCGGAACCGGCGGTGCTCTACAAAGAGAAAATCAACTATAAGTACCCTGGCGGTGGTGGCTACGCTGCACATCAGGATGCACCCGCTTACGAGTTTATTAACTACCATATCACGTGTCTGATTTCGGTGGATCCAGCAACTCTGGAAAGCGGTTGTCTTTACTTCGCGCCGGGTCGGCACACGGAAGGATTCATCGCCTTGGATGAAAAGGGGTGCGTCGCACCTGAAACCGCTTCAAAGATGGAGTGGGTCGCTGTGCCGACGGATCCAGGGGACATTCTTCTCTTCGGTTCTTACATCCCGCACAAGAGTCCAACCAACCGTTCAGATCGACCGAGACGTATCATTTATCTCACCTATAATGCCAGTTCTCAAGGCGACTGGCGTGAGCAGTATTACGCAGACAAACGGCAAGCTTTCTTGCAATACGCAACGGATGGCTCCGATCGGGACAAACAAATTAGCAAAATCGCACATTTTCAAGGGAGATCGGTGAATCATGACTTTTGA